A stretch of Aedes aegypti strain LVP_AGWG chromosome 2, AaegL5.0 Primary Assembly, whole genome shotgun sequence DNA encodes these proteins:
- the LOC110677060 gene encoding adult cuticle protein 1-like encodes MKVAALFVVFALALVAEAQPAWPWAPWPAAWPAAWPHAAYPWAWPAAAPAPAPVVAVDAPAAPEPVATSVTATRGAVHVAPLPGHAINQQQLNLAPAPGTA; translated from the coding sequence GTCGCTGCCCTGTTCGTTGTGTTCGCTCTGGCCCTCGTGGCTGAAGCTCAACCCGCGTGGCCATGGGCTCCATGGCCTGCCGCGTGGCCCGCTGCTTGGCCTCATGCCGCCTATCCGTGGGCATGGCCAGCTGCCGCTCCAGCTCCGGCTCCAGTGGTAGCCGTTGATGCCCCAGCCGCTCCGGAACCGGTCGCCACCTCAGTAACGGCCACCCGCGGAGCTGTCCACGTTGCCCCTCTGCCCGGTCATGCCATCAACCAGCAGCAGCTGAATTTGGCTCCCGCTCCAGGAACTGCCTAG